The sequence AGGATAGAACCACGTTGAGCCTCGCAAAATCATATCTATAGGAACTTAAGCACAAAATGTGCGTTTATGATCCTTTTAAAAACCAAATTAAAAAAACTTTTTTAACAAAACAAACCAGATTTTATGCAGTCTTTAAATAAAATTATATACTTGTTTTTCTGAAAAAGCGTAACCTTTGTCGTAAAATATCAGACCTTGCGTTTGAAATTGTTATTTAACTTATTTTCTTATCAAATATGCTATTTGCAATTAATATTTAAAAAAAAAGTTTTTAGACAAGAAAATTTGATAAATGACACTGAGTATCAGTCTTTTATAGATAGTGGTAGCTAAAAATAAGTTATTTATTATTGAAATTTACAATAATTGCTCAATATTTGTTTAGTTTAAAAAAAACGAAGGGTAGTGAAATAGCTAGTTTTAAAAATTCTAATAATTTCCTACTAGTTACAATCTGACATGTATGAACACTCTCTAGTATAATAAAATCAGACTATGAGATTGTTATACGCTTACCGTGCTTAATTAGGTTCATATGTATTTGGAAGCGAAAAAAGAGTCTTGTTCAAATACTTGCCAAAAAGCTGAAATTGTTCTTTGAGCAACATTGAAGTGTCAATGAAGCCAAAGTGAATATTTTTTTCGGTTCTTTTCAGAAGAGCGATATGCAGCTGCCTTTTAAAGGGCAACTTGTTTATGAACCCTAAATATTTCGGGGTATCGAACAAGAGATGGAAGAGGAGATCCATATGAGAAACATTTCACTGGATACAATCGAAAGACATAGGCTTTTTAAATTAATGTTTCTAATGGTCGCGAATTTGAAAGCTAAAGAGGAATTATTAGGCCTCTTACTTTTAGGTTTCAGAAGCGAAAATATTTACGTTTATTGTCTTTAAGCTCTGAGAGAACATTTAATACCACGTCTTGTTAACATGACTAATGATTGGTCTAAATATCAAGGGCGGTAGCTAACGTGATGAAAATTGATCCATGCTGTCGAAACTTTGGAGATTGGGCAGTCATCATTCAGGCAAAACCTTTTCTCAATAGAGTGCCCCAAAAAATTGCTGCAAGTGGAAAATGTTTCAAATGGATATTGTAAAATATTACAGTTATATTGAGATTACAGGCGGTTTTGATATAAATACCGCGCTATTTATAAAGAATAAGTCATATCAGTATCAAAGAGAATATCGCATCTGTCTTTATCAATATGGCGTTAACAATATTTCTAATAATCCTTTGATATTGCCTATCGGAGATATTTCGACAGTCATGTGTAAGACGACTACAAATATTCTATTTGATAATTTCTTTAAAAACCAAAATTATTCGTAAATAGTCAAATTCACGCTATTTAAATCTTAGTGGGCTGCCTGATTTAAATATCTGATTGTGCTTTAATATAGAATTTTCTTACTTTCTCATATTATTATATAGTTCATAATAATTGTCATCGCTTTATTATAGGGTATTTATATATATTTTTCAATATTATAATTGAAAAATACTACTATAATATTAATATTTTGCTCTATTGCTCTATTGCTCTATTGCTCTATTGCTCTATTGCTCTATTGCTCTATTGCTCTATTGCTCTATTGCTCTATTGCTCTATTGCTCTATTGCTCTATTGCTCTATTGCTCTATTGCTCTATTGCTCTATTGCTTTATTGCTTTATTGCTTTATTGCTTTATTGCTTTATTGCTTTATTGCTTTATTGCTTTATTGCTTTATTGCTTTATTGCTTTATTGCTTTATTGCTTTATTGCTTTATTGCTTTATTGCTTTATTGCTTTATTGCTTTATTGCTCTAATTCAGATCACAAAAACTATTTTATAAATTTACTGTAATACCTTCTAATTTTTTCAAAATAACAATCTAATATTTAAACTATAGGACTAACTTCGTCTTTCATATTGATAATTTCGTGAAATTTCATAATCGATCTTTTTACGAAAACCTACATAATACTCTCAGCCACCTATTGATTGTTTGACTCATAGGAAAGCTCGTGCTGTGCTTAAAAACAGATCATGGGGCTGTAGCTCAGATGGGAGAGCGCCTCGTTCGCAATGAGGAGGTCAGGGGTTCGATCCCCTCAGCTCCACCATGGTTTTCGTTACCTTTACGCCTTAAGGAAATAGGGTAAATAATGTGCCATTATTTTACCAGAAAAAATAACCGATAATATTATGGCTTCACATACAGAAATATTTTTAAAAGCAGGAGGTTGTAACTATTTATCCTGAAATGAGATCCTTTTCTTTGACTATATAAGACACTTTCTACTTATATTGACCTTACATAGGAGCATAAATAAAGGGTGTTTACGTATGCTACCTTTTATTGGGCACCAAATAAGCTTAGGCTCAATTTTTCCCTTTAGAATAATTGAAGCCTGAAATCTGATCATAAAGATGCGGTTTAATGCCTGCTTTTTCCAGCTCGGCTAAAAAAACAGCTTTATCCTTTTCATCTATGAGCGCCAGATCACATTTGCTGTGCTCTATAAGGGATTTTGCTGCTTGCTCAGGATCAAGGAGCCGCGTTTGTGGGCCTGCTAAAAACACGAGGCTCGGCTCATAATATGAAGCTGAAATCAAAACACTTTCACTACATAGTCGCGCTTTATAAAAAGATGAGGCAATGTGAGGCGAGAGCTGTATCAAGTTGAGATTAGGTATAACAGCCCAAAATAACCCTGCATGAATCAAAATAGCAGCGCCGATAATATTATATGCAGCGTGTTTGACCCTATTTTTTGTGAGTGAGAAGATTGCTAAAATAACAAGTGGCAGGCTTCCTCCTAAGGCAATAAGGGCTCGGATGGAAATTAAATGCGATGTTGTAATAAGAAGGGCGCTGCCTGCAAAGCAAAAGGCAATTGCCACAACACTCCAGAGCAAGGCGTAAATAATGTAAATTATTTTTTGCCATACCAAAAAGCGGGGAGCAGGCCATAAGGTTAAAGATGCAGCGGTAAGTAGGGCAATAGCGGGGAAAGTAGGAAGTACGTAATGAGGAAGTTTTGTCGCTAATAATTCAAAAAACAGCCAATAAGGCATAATCCAACATAAAAGAAAAAGAACCGATGAATTTTTGCGTCGTTCCATATTGAGGAAGAGCCCTTAGCGTGAAAAGAGCACCAGGCCAAAAAGCTAATATGAAAATTACAGCATAATAACCGGGAGGAAAACCGTGTGACTCTTGTCCGTGAGTTATTTTGCCTAGTAGATTATGGCCTACCGCGTTTTTGAAAAAAGCACCATGGCTCTTTAAAGCAATTCCTATACACCATGGTGCTACAATAATAAGCGTTATAATCCACCCCAGGCAGGGCGGAGAGAGCGCCAAAAGCTAAAATTGCGTTCAATGAGACAAAGAGATAAAGGCGTTGCAAGCCCAGGAATAAGAATAATCGGGCCTTTTAACATAAGGCCAATGCCTAAAGCTGCCCAATAAGCGCAAGCAAAAAACGGAGAAACAGGGTCTCGATTATTTCGGTTTGTGTAGAGACGGACAAGAATGGCTTCAACGCATAATATATCTAATAATAACACTGTATCTATGGTTGCCATGCGGCTTTCTGCAACAAAAAGCGTAGAAACCATTAAAAACAAGGCACCTAAAATCGCTGTACTAGCTCCAAAGAGCATAAAGCCGATCCAGGCTGTTAAAGGAACAATCAAGCTGGCCGCTATAAGGCTGGGGATTCGATAGGGCCATGTTTGTCGTAAAACCTGCGGTCCAAATAAGGCGGCTGAACTTTTTGCGCTAAGAGCTTCTAGCCAGTAAATACCTGCTGGCTGAAGATAACGTGGCTGGTTTTGAAAATGGATATCAAGAAAATCATTCGAGAGAACCATTTGCTCTGTTGCTTCCATATAACGCGCTTCGTCTCTATCCAGTGGTGGAAGAGTCATACGGCCAGGAAGTGCCAGGAAAAATGCTAAAAGAGCTAAAAGTGCATAATGACGCAGGGTTAGAGTCACGGCTCATCCTTGCTTGAAAGAATAATAAAGAGCGAATCTTAAAGTTCAGTAGGCTCTCGGGAGTAGCGTGTTCGTTTCTGAAGCCATTTTACACCAAGTAAATCACGAATACCGACAAGAGCGCGATTTAAATTTGTATATTTGGATGTTCCATGAAGGCGGGGCCGGTGGGTTACAGTTAGGCAATGGAGTGTCACACCGTAGCTGCCCATTAGGGCCGGCAAAAACCTATGTAATCCTTCAAATTGCGGTAGCTCTAAAAACTTTTCTCTTAAAAAGACTTTAAGA comes from Aristophania vespae and encodes:
- a CDS encoding glycosyltransferase family protein; translation: MERRKNSSVLFLLCWIMPYWLFFELLATKLPHYVLPTFPAIALLTAASLTLWPAPRFLVWQKIIYIIYALLWSVVAIAFCFAGSALLITTSHLISIRALIALGGSLPLVILAIFSLTKNRVKHAAYNIIGAAILIHAGLFWAVIPNLNLIQLSPHIASSFYKARLCSESVLISASYYEPSLVFLAGPQTRLLDPEQAAKSLIEHSKCDLALIDEKDKAVFLAELEKAGIKPHLYDQISGFNYSKGKN
- a CDS encoding ArnT family glycosyltransferase, encoding MTLTLRHYALLALLAFFLALPGRMTLPPLDRDEARYMEATEQMVLSNDFLDIHFQNQPRYLQPAGIYWLEALSAKSSAALFGPQVLRQTWPYRIPSLIAASLIVPLTAWIGFMLFGASTAILGALFLMVSTLFVAESRMATIDTVLLLDILCVEAILVRLYTNRNNRDPVSPFFACAYWAALGIGLMLKGPIILIPGLATPLSLCLIERNFSFWRSLRPAWGGL